One part of the Archaeoglobaceae archaeon genome encodes these proteins:
- a CDS encoding AbrB/MazE/SpoVT family DNA-binding domain-containing protein → MEKLEGVVKVSKKGQIVIPKEAREKLKIKEGEKLALILRDDEIVLKKIDKINFSGLASGIARNLEKEKIDPEKIIAEAIEWARKRE, encoded by the coding sequence ATGGAAAAGTTGGAAGGTGTTGTGAAAGTGTCGAAGAAGGGGCAGATAGTGATACCAAAAGAGGCCAGAGAGAAATTGAAAATAAAAGAGGGTGAAAAACTTGCCTTAATCTTGAGGGATGACGAGATAGTTCTCAAAAAAATTGATAAGATCAACTTTTCCGGTTTAGCGTCCGGAATTGCCCGCAATCTTGAAAAGGAAAAAATCGATCCGGAGAAAATAATCGCGGAAGCGATTGAATGGGCAAGAAAACGAGAGTAG
- a CDS encoding putative toxin-antitoxin system toxin component, PIN family has product MGKKTRVVLDTNIWISIFFSKILAKEFEELLKDDKIEIFTSSEILKEISRVLEYPKIKKILESSGIGSKDFVEEILKILRVVNPKEKFNVIEDDPEDNWTF; this is encoded by the coding sequence ATGGGCAAGAAAACGAGAGTAGTTCTCGATACAAACATCTGGATTTCGATCTTTTTCAGCAAAATCCTTGCCAAAGAGTTTGAAGAACTCCTGAAAGATGATAAAATAGAGATCTTTACATCCAGCGAGATTTTGAAGGAGATTTCAAGAGTTCTTGAATATCCGAAAATCAAGAAAATACTTGAAAGCTCTGGAATTGGTTCGAAAGACTTTGTTGAGGAAATTCTTAAAATTTTAAGAGTGGTGAATCCAAAGGAGAAATTTAACGTGATTGAGGATGATCCTGAGGACAATTGGACTTTTTAA